A stretch of the Thiomicrorhabdus indica genome encodes the following:
- a CDS encoding CheR family methyltransferase has product MHDREFTFSDQDFQRIKRIVYDYAGIDLNESKKNLVYNRLAKRIRFLNQDSFKEYLDFVEKMGKEEFVHLINAITTNLTFFFRENHHFEYLAETVIPELLKTNSSSKKIRIWSAGCSTGEEPYSIAIVLKETVPQGWDAKVIATDLDSNVVQTATNGVYAIDRLKGVTDARKKRWFLKGKGSVEGKVKVKDELKQSIEFGQLNLMEDWPIKDSIDVIFCRNVVIYFDKPTQSRLFDRYAERLPMGGHLFVGHSESLYNVCDRFELLGKTIYQRIS; this is encoded by the coding sequence ATGCATGACAGAGAGTTTACATTTAGTGATCAAGATTTTCAGAGAATCAAACGCATCGTTTATGACTACGCTGGAATTGATTTAAATGAATCCAAAAAGAACTTAGTTTACAACCGCTTAGCAAAGCGGATTCGTTTTTTAAACCAAGACAGTTTTAAAGAATACCTTGATTTTGTCGAAAAAATGGGCAAAGAAGAGTTTGTCCATCTGATCAATGCCATTACAACGAATTTGACGTTTTTTTTCCGAGAAAATCACCATTTTGAATATTTGGCAGAGACTGTTATCCCTGAATTGTTAAAGACAAACTCGAGTTCCAAAAAAATTCGAATTTGGTCTGCTGGCTGCTCAACCGGTGAAGAACCTTATTCTATTGCGATAGTGTTAAAAGAAACGGTTCCGCAAGGTTGGGATGCCAAAGTCATTGCCACGGATTTAGATAGTAATGTTGTGCAAACAGCCACCAATGGAGTCTACGCAATTGACCGATTGAAGGGGGTGACGGATGCTCGCAAAAAACGATGGTTTTTAAAAGGAAAGGGGTCGGTAGAAGGTAAGGTAAAAGTCAAAGATGAGCTTAAGCAGTCAATTGAGTTTGGCCAATTGAATTTAATGGAAGATTGGCCGATTAAAGACTCTATTGATGTTATTTTCTGCCGCAACGTTGTCATTTATTTTGACAAACCAACACAGAGCCGCTTGTTTGACCGTTATGCAGAACGTTTGCCAATGGGAGGACATTTGTTTGTTGGACATTCGGAGTCACTTTATAATGTCTGTGACCGATTTGAATTATTAGGCAAAACCATTTACCAAAGAATTTCTTAA